In Sphingobium herbicidovorans, the genomic window AGACAACGCAGGCAGGGCCCGCCCGGAACTGACAGTACCACTTGACCAGCAATTAGGTAGTGTTCGTCGATGGCATGAACATCCATACCTTGGTCAATATATGGTATAAGGAGGCGCCGACAGAAGCCTTCCAGCTCGTCCTTGCCGCGAACGTTGTCGAGACAACCAAAGATCAAATCGCACGCGGACAGAGCATCGACGGCCTGTTGCCATTTTTGTGCAACTGTCAGGATGTGCGCGGTAGGGTTCACCATGCGAATGAGGCGCTCGGCGATGTCGACCTTACGCGCCTTGGCATCCACATCAATGCGCGTACCGCCAACGAGCCTGTTGAGATTAGTTTCGTCGATCTCGTCGTCGTCGACCAGAACGAAATGGCCGATGCCGACATGAGCGAGCTGTTGAGCGATATGAGAGCCGCCTCCGCCGAGGCCTACAATACCAATCGTGAGCGCGCCGAGGCGCTTATCGCTGCCGGCTCCAAGGAAGCTTTGCCGATCAAGCCAGGTCATGCATCTCTCCAATCGCGGCTATAGTGATTGCCAATCTGCGCGAAGCAGTTGATCGGCACGGGGGGATGATCTTCGGCAAGCCAGACCAGGCCATGGGCATCGTCGTCGCTCAGCACGAGCATGCCTTGGGGCATGCGCGGGATGGTCGTGAAGAAGCTTGGCACAAACTCCCTGCCGCTTTTAAGGTCGACGCCGCTGAAACCTGGGCGCCCCCGGCCATGATGGGTGTGGACATGGAGCAGTGCTGAGCGTGGCCGATAAGCCCATTGTAACGCCTTGCGGAAGACCTCTGAGCCGATCTCCGCGCCCACGGCGGGCGCACGGGCGTAATCCTCGTCGGCGACAGGTTGATAGCCTCTTACCAGCAGGAGAAGGCCGCTGGTTGTTTTCATGGCGGCGGCGCGCAGGAACCCGACGCGCTCGCCGGCATGAGCATGATGGCGCGCAAGATCTGCGCGGACCGCATGCAACAGTGGGGACGGCAGGCGAAGAGTGATGTTCATTTCACGGCCTCCAGATGGCTGCCCAATATGTCGAGCCAAGGTTGGCTGGCTTTGATCCCCTGCCATGAGAAGGCGAACCAGCTTCGGGCCATCAGGGCATAGGACGACCAGTTGAGGGCCTTGGGGAGCTGCCTCGAGAAATATAGCCGTGTCTCATAGCCTTCGCGTGAAGCGGGGCTGAGCAGGGCGTCTACCGTATGGACCGTGCCGCTCGATTCCACCCGAAGGCCCGGCAGGAACACGAGGGGCGTTCCCAAGCCATCCCACAGCTCGGCACCGGGGCAGAGCATCCGCAGCCGGGTCAGCTGTACCTGGGCGCCGCTCATGACGACTGCCCTGCAGGCACGTGGGAGGTGAACTCCATGCCATCCCGTAACTTGATCTGCTGACCCGGCTTCAGCTCCTTGAACTCGCCGTCCGCCTTGATGCGATCGAGCTTGTACCCTGCGGGAACCGCAAAGCGCTGCATCAGCTCTTCGGTCGTCCAGCGGCGGCGCTCCAGTTCAAACGGCTGCTCGCGGTAGAAGACGGTGACGGTCTGCGGCAAGGGGACAAGACGGAACTCCTCGACCTCACTGCCAGCCAAAGACAGGATGTCTTCAGCCTCGACCGGTTCAAAGCCGTGCGGCGTAACACGCACAAGGTCCTCACTCTCCTTGGCGCGGGCCAAGATGCGCATATGTTCGCCGACAATAGTCGCGAGCGGCCATGCCAGCGACAGGCCATCCACGGTGAAGGCGAAGTCGCGGTCGCTGCGGACCACGAAGAAGCGTTCACGCCCCCTCTCGCGCAGGTCCGTGGTCTCGGTTGGGCGCTTGGTCTCGACCTCGCCCGTTGTCAGTTGCTGCAGGATCCTGAACTGCGAGAGCGGATGTGCACCGAAGCACTCGGCAATCTGCGCTGCCGTCACCTCGGGGTCGTGAAAGCTGAGCGTCCGGAACTGGAATGTCTCATCCGCGACCTCAATCGCGAATTTACCTGCAGTTTCCGACGGAAGAACATCATTGTCAAAAGAGGGCATGTCAAACTCCATAATCTCATTCAATGAAACCATTGAACCACAATCAAAAAAAATTCAGCCAATGCGACGGTACAAAAATTCAACGCCGCCACTGTCGGCCGCACTTTCACTGCGCATCAGAAAACCTTGCTCCCATAGCTGCTTAAACTTGGTGCTCGCATTCGCGATCGACAGGCTCAATGTATCGGCCAGTTCCGCTGCCCGGGCATAAGGACGCTTCAACGCATATTCGAGCGCCTCGCGATTGCCCTGGCTTGGTTGCCCACCAATCATCTCGATCACATTCCCGTTCCAGATCGCCACCGGCACATTTACTCGCGCCGCCGCCAGATCAATATTGAACCGCAGCTCCGGATCCAGAAGATCGACAAGGCAAATCCCTTTATTGCAGCGATAGCGACGGACCAGCTCGACGATTGCCTCGGATGCGAACGACGCATCAATCTGTTCTACGCCCTCCATCGAAAGCCGAAACACAGCCTGACCGGGATTGGCTTCCACGAAAGACACGAGTTTATCCTGTGTGGCACGCCCTTGCGGTCGGCCCCACCCCGTTGTCCCAGTCATGAAATCCCTGAGTCTGATAAGCCACCCGATTCCCGTTCAGTCGTATCATTTAATGAGAATCGGTTGGACCTGTCAAGCGATCTTCAGCGAGAAACTTATGTGGGTTCCCCAGAGGAGAGGCAGTTCCTCCTGGGAATAGGCCATATTAGGCTGAAAGACATTGTTCGAGGGTATCAGGAGAACGCGCTGGTTGAGCAGCCGTACGTCAAGCTCTGCCTGGAAACGGACCGCATGGC contains:
- a CDS encoding HesA/MoeB/ThiF family protein, yielding MTWLDRQSFLGAGSDKRLGALTIGIVGLGGGGSHIAQQLAHVGIGHFVLVDDDEIDETNLNRLVGGTRIDVDAKARKVDIAERLIRMVNPTAHILTVAQKWQQAVDALSACDLIFGCLDNVRGKDELEGFCRRLLIPYIDQGMDVHAIDEHYLIAGQVVLSVPGGPCLRCLGIVTEEALEEEARNYGAAGGKPQVIWPNGVLASTAVGLFLQLVTPWHRSVVTGAALEYDGNAHSVQASDRFRRLKGRPCLHRPTDELGDPGFDVRRLMEKPSSQPSADAPRISLILRLWRLVCR
- a CDS encoding multiubiquitin domain-containing protein yields the protein MEFDMPSFDNDVLPSETAGKFAIEVADETFQFRTLSFHDPEVTAAQIAECFGAHPLSQFRILQQLTTGEVETKRPTETTDLRERGRERFFVVRSDRDFAFTVDGLSLAWPLATIVGEHMRILARAKESEDLVRVTPHGFEPVEAEDILSLAGSEVEEFRLVPLPQTVTVFYREQPFELERRRWTTEELMQRFAVPAGYKLDRIKADGEFKELKPGQQIKLRDGMEFTSHVPAGQSS